Proteins from a genomic interval of Sander vitreus isolate 19-12246 chromosome 6, sanVit1, whole genome shotgun sequence:
- the LOC144519382 gene encoding cell surface glycoprotein MUC18, which yields MKVLLLAAVVALIHGSYATLLIKGPTQPVLEGEQFTLECLYSDSELNISEVHFEVFSKHMQSWRTVWERSWCYYSMEIEQTAESLLLSIPRAGSFYEGHYRCVSDNENVTAPDNSSQPLAVKVHYMGELSLSREGYTSYLGVPQELKVRLGDDVVVKCSASSSEEPSYYWNKDGDDWILPSSTLTLRKMRAMDEGQYTCMAMHPSVESLSKKRSFSITVLSEDAAWYESSNGRLMLMTSAAGVSLLVFILSMSVFLCRRAKQTKTSKGPIDDRSQKKPIYKASVESLPSTCADKQPLV from the exons ATGAAAGTCCTTCTACTTGCTGCAGTGGTCGCCCTGATTCATGGCAGTTAtg ccactttgcTCATTAAAGGGCCAACCCAGCCAGTTCTGGAGGGAGAGCAATTCACACTGGAGTGTCTGTACTCAGACTCTGAACTCAACATCAGTGAGGTCCATTTCGAGGTCTTCTCCAAG CACATGCAGAGCTGGCGTACAGTTTGGGAGCGATCTTGGTGCTACTATTCGATGGAAATTgagcagactgcagaaagtCTCCTGCTGTCTATCCCCCGTGCAGGAAGTTTCTATGAGGGGCACTACCGCTGTGTGTCCGACAACGAAAATGTGACTGCACCAGACAACTCCTCCCAGCCACTGGCTGTAAAAGTGCATT ATATGGGGGAGCTGTCACTGTCCAGGGAAGGCTACACCAGCTACCTGGGTGTCCCACAGGAGCTGAAGGTGCGACTCGGGGATGATGTGGTGGTGAAGTGCTCCGCCAGCTCATCAGAGGAGCCGAGCTACTACTGGAATAAAGAC GGTGACGACTGGATCCTGCCTTCCTCTACGCTGACGCTGAGGAAGATGAGGGCAATGGATGAAGGACAGTACACTTGCATGGCCATGCATCCCTCTGTGGAATCACTAAGCAAGAAACGCAGTTTCAGCATCACCGTGCTGTCGG AGGATGCCGCCTGGTACGAGTCTAGTAATGGCCGTCTCATGTTGATGACCTCGGCGGCGGGTGTCTCTCTCTTGGTGTTCATCCTCTCCATGAGTGTATTCCTGTGCCGCAGGGCTAAGCAGACCAAGACCAGCAAGGGACCCAT